The genome window GCCTGTTGTGCCGGACGCTCCAAAAGAAGGCGGCCGCGATGAAGCCGACGCCGACGAGGCCGGTGACGACCTCGGGGATCTCGTGGCCGATGGTCACCAGGAGCAGGATCGCCAGGGCACCGATCGCCCAGTGCGCACCGTGCTCGAGGAAGACGTAGTCGTCGAGGGTGCCCTTGCGGACGAGGTAGATGGTGAGTGATCGGACGTACATCGCGCCGACGCCGAGGCCCAGCGCGATGATCACGGGGTCCGACGTGATGGCGAAGGCGCCGATGACGCCGTCGAAGCTGAAGCTGGCGTCGAGGACCTCGAGGTAGAGGAAGAGGAAGAAGGCGGACTTGCCGACCGCGATGGCCGTCTGGCCGGCACTGGCACCCGATGTGGCGTGGTCGAGCTCCTCCTCGACGTCGAAGAAGTTCCCCAGCCCGTTGACGACCAGGTAGGTGATGAGGCCGACCACGCCGGAGAGCAGCACGTCCTCGGCGTGCTCACGGAAGCCGAGCGCGAAGCCGAAGAGTGTCGCGAGCGCGACCAGGATGGATGCCTCCT of Nocardioides sp. Kera G14 contains these proteins:
- a CDS encoding DUF475 domain-containing protein, with product MIFKTFGWAFGITVLGLVAAALYGGVTGLTVTAILIVLEVSLSFDNAVVNARVIERMSAFWQKLFLTVGIVIAVFGMRLLFPLVVVGITAHLSPLRAWNLAMEKGDPDVPGTYGHILHDAHPSIAAFGGMFLLMIFLNFVFDDEKELHWIDPVERVLQKFGSLEEASILVALATLFGFALGFREHAEDVLLSGVVGLITYLVVNGLGNFFDVEEELDHATSGASAGQTAIAVGKSAFFLFLYLEVLDASFSFDGVIGAFAITSDPVIIALGLGVGAMYVRSLTIYLVRKGTLDDYVFLEHGAHWAIGALAILLLVTIGHEIPEVVTGLVGVGFIAAAFFWSVRHNRRQETGDLSSSQAIES